The region CTTGCATGAGGCACGTGAACACGCTCACAATGCGGCAATGTTGATGACGTGTTTGCACCACGCTGAACTCCAAGCGGAGCCAAGCTCACTCTTAATCGGGACCGAGGGCATGTTTCAGAGAGATATCGGCACACTATGTCGCAGTGACTCAGCTGACCTTGTCCTCTGTGCTTTCACACTGAAGGTTTGAAACGTAAAGCGCCTTGTCTGCAAAGTCCCAGTAGGAAGTCATATGGAATCCCATGTTGCATATCACCACAACGTATTCGCTTGCTGAAAAGAGGGTGTACACTGAAAAGAAAAAAGGGAAAGGAAGCATAAAAAAACATCAACTCTCACTCATCTCATTACGGCTTAAAGAGTACTGTCTAACTAATGTACAGTGTGAATACACTGCATTAACACAACAATCCGAAGCAAATGTGCACCCTCCCTTAAATGGTTGGCAAAAGGGGCAGCACACTTGCCCGAGGTCATGAAACGGACAGCACTCAAAGAGCCCTTGAATAAACAGTTTTTACCCGTTGTTTATACCTGTAGTCTTTTTATGCACGCAGACTGAAAGCACGTGAGAATTTCTCAATTTAAAATGTACTGCCTGAATTCTTTTGTGTGCACACTGCGTGAATCACTGAATTCCCAACGATCGACAGGCTGTTTTAATAATGATCACTAAGCAGCTCCATCCCAGGAGTGTGGCAGGTCTTCACGGAAGGAAGACAGGACAGTGGTTCGCTCACAACTGAATTACAAATgaataaacaaatgaaaaaaatataaatttaaagaaaatgttaaaaaaattatggggttttacgtgtcaaaaccaccacctgataatgaggcacaccgtagtgtgggactctggattaattcagaccacttggggttctttaacatgcacctaaatctaaaagCGCACGGGTGTTCTCTGCATTTTGCCCCCTTTGAAacgcggccgctgtggccgggattcgatcccgtgacctcgtgcctcagcagcccaacaccataaccactgtgTGCATGCTCATCCTAACCCTTCAATTATGAACATTGACGAACTAGCCAAACCCGTCATCTTGTTACAGCCAGAGTCTTTAGACATTAGCCACATGCCACTGCAGAACTCCCGAGTGTTAATGTTACTCAGTAATAACATTTAATGTTAAGACAAGGTTTGTCAGTGGCCCTTGGTTGATAACAGCAACCAGGCTCTACCACAGGCTTTCTTTATACCACTGTGACAATCAGTCACAGGAAATGGAGAATTCAATATAGTTGAACTATACAAACACCTCATATGCTCAGCAGCTTTCACAATCACTCCAATGAATGTTATTTGAGCCAGGATGACTCAAATAATGGTCTATACACGTGCAACGAGGCCTGCAACCTTTACTGTTTATATTTCATAGGTACCATAGCAGGCAGGTGTTCAGGAAAACTGCTTGAAAAGTAACCTTGAACAGTCGTCCCACTATGTCAGAGAATGTGAGGCCCTTGCACACAATACAATGCTGTTGGTGGCAATTTGCATTTTACAGTGGGCTATGCTACATAAACACGCTCTAGCCTCATGAACACCTTCAAAAGTCACGTACAACATGCTACGCTTCAAAAGCGATAGTTCAAAAGGATTCTGGAGTACAGGGGGTACAGTTATTGTGACATGAAAATAAAGACTTAGTAGGAGGGAGTAAGAAAGAACAGGACGAGTGCCAATATGTCGCACATCGCACTAACATGTACCCCCAATActtgaaccaactcgcccagcaacataTTCTACTCGATTCTGGAGTAGTAAGGCAGCAAGTGTCACTACTTTCAAGGGCGGCAAAGGCTGACGAGGTCATCCATTAAAGTGCCTGTCCGATTAATTTCTATCACTAATCGATATCAAACGTTATGCCAAATTTTACTACTATTTGttaagcaacacgagaacaaggtgagagctggagccaacgtttcgacaagtggacttgtcgaaacgttgactccagctctcaccttgttttcgtgttgctcatcatcttgaatttccatctcccgcattttCCCTGGATTGCTATTTGTTACATTTTATGGATGCTATGGCCTGTAGAAGGTTTGCAGGAAAACCTCGAAGATTAAGAAACTGCAGTTTTAGGAAAAGACCATTTTTGGACCTTTGCTACTGTCTCTTattgattatttttatttatttctttattgagtACCCGCTTCGCCATTCAAGCATTACAGCAGGGAGGGTACAGTTCATataaacaaacatgcaaaattacATTCATAAAGCATGGAAGAAATCATCACTTGAACAAATACAGACAGTGTCAGGTGGTAGAGTATTTCAATCTCTTATAGTATGAACACAGAAGAGTAGCGGAAAGCGCCACCCTTAAAAGGAATCTCACATTTAAAAATTTGTGATCTCGCCTTTTAGAACATGTGGGCGGCTGAAAATACAATTCCATAGCTATGCCCACTTAAATGCTAAAATCATGCCCATTTAAATGTCAACAGAGACTACTCACTTCCTGGTTCGCAGCGCGTGGTATGTCGAATGAAAAAGAAGGTACACAGAACAGAGAGGACGACAGACATTGTAGTCAGCTGCTTCTTCACCTTCAAGGAGTATGCTTCCTATGAGAGGGGGGGACAAGAAAAGCAGGCAATAAGCAATTATTACTGATAGAAACACATTCAGTAGCTCCACTTACCAGTCCTGAGAGTGATCGTCTTCGACCAAGGCTTGGCATAACACAGCATAGTATCATGTACATTAGGGAGCACAATATGAACGTTACAAACATCTTTTCATGGATAGCTGAAAATAAAAATTCAGTTTTTAGTGAGATTATGCCCTCTTGTTTTTAACAAACAGTCTCCTATGCTTTGAAGCAGCAACATGTTGAAAAGAGAAAGTACAGTGTCTACTGATAGCACAGCACAAGCAATAGCAGCTTAATGCAAATGGAACAATGAAACACAAATTTGGCCACTTTTCCAAcaaaaatcactgaaaaaaaaaaaaatacacctccattccaccctgtgaaattggatgtacagcgaagccggtgcggacgttagacaagtaccatCACCCCAACTGATGTTAGACGATGTTGCACAAGCACCACCAGCACAAGCGACATTAGTCATGTGCGCGAACACTTGTGTGGAAGTGCAGCATCCATCCCCATTCTTGCgcaaatgcgtaaagtacgacttacacacaacctgcagacattaTAGCATcgaattgtaattcgaatatatgagaaaacatgaCTCTGTTTCGTGGAAACTCGCACAAAACCTTTCAGCTGCCGTTTCGTTTTtaggccctccgcctggcgcaagagCATttttgaactaattgaatttctcgaagtgaAATGGGGTCAGAAAATTCTTAAAGTACGATTTAAACATAGCCTACAGACATGActgcatcggattgtaattcgaatatatgagaaaacataattctgttgcacGGAAACTCAAACCCAAACCCTTTTTCTAGCTGCCGTTTTTTAGGTTAGCACGCCGCAAGAAATCCCAACCAACTAGaggttaacagcttcgctgtaaaagacatTTTCTGTGAATTTGTCTGCCACACATAAATAATCACAATTGAAGTTCTCTTGGCATGACAATTCAAATGACATTACTCTGGCCATGctcctgacaaaaaaaaaaaaaaaagtacaaggtAGTCTGACAGAGTCTGGTTCAATGCATGTTTCTACTCGCAGACacctttctgtggcaatgaagggaaaggtaCGAAAGCAAAGCTCCTGAAAAAACGTGCTGCATTCTAATTCATGTTAGCTTAAGCTGTGGAAGAGAACATCTTATTTATACAACAAATAACACATACACAACTGAGTGTCAGATTTAAATTATTTTGATGCCTTTCTATTCCATGCTTGAGCAAATGGAAACCGTTGGACGTTGAAGTCGCATTGATTTAGTATCTATTCCAAGAAACCAACAGCCACGGTTCCAAAGGTGCTGTCAAACCGTGCTGAACTACTTGGCACAGTAACATGTGAGCAGAAGCCAGCTTCACACCTATAGCTtttctttcattgccacagaaagttgtctatGAGCATAGTATACCTTAGAAACTAGCAAAGTGTTTGGGTAAAACAAAGCACTTGCCATAATTTTCAGTAGATGTGACATTGGAGAGGCCCAGCAGTGTGAGGATCTCGGCAATGTTTAACCAGAAAGCAATTCGGGCAACATACTGATGCTGGGTGTCAAGCATGTTCTGGTAGTAGCGATGGTACATAGCACTGATGAGAATCCTAGGAGCAGAATGTAGCGCAATCCCAAAGCGCCAAATATAGCGCTGTGGTGTGTGGCCCCCTATCGCTGCACTGACAGACGGAAGATAGTTTGCCACCTGCAGGAATTCAAGAGGGCAGTGTTTACAAAGaagcacagattttttttttctgtagctgtATTCCCCCCTGGAATGAAAAATTTCAGCTCTTCTCTTTCGACAGCAGTCTCGCATAGCTTGTCTACTTCCTCGTTTGGTGTATGAAGTTCACGATGCCATCCTCaaaatatttttgtttgcatAATGTTAACACATTCAATGTGTGATCCTCCACACAGCAGTGCATAACATCTGTTGCGATGCCATTTTGTTTCTGCCAACTGTCACGTAAAATCAATCAATTGCGAAACAAAAATTCCTCATGTATCACTTAAACTTTAACACGGTAACCATGATAGGTAAAACAATATTACATGCAGTAGGACTCAGTGCATCACTTGTGGCAAACATTTGCAGCGACACACAAACAATCTGCTGATGACTGCCTGAAGTAGCCTTGCTTTGTATTTAGCTAACCTGTTTGACACAAAGGTACTTTGGTCTGGCACTGGCCCAAGCCTAAGACAAGGAGAGCCAGGTGGCCTGAGCCTGGCCTGTGCTGCATACAAGCTCTCAGTAGATGTGTGCCCATGCAGATGTGTCCACAGGCTCAATGTTTGTCTTAGCCAAGGAGTTGCCATGCAGCAACCAGCTTCCCACATGCTATCTTGTGCAACCATTGTTGTTGCTCAACAGCCCTCTGCAACTTTTATCGAAATATATCTCTGGCAAAACTGAGGATTCACAGCAGTGACA is a window of Dermacentor silvarum isolate Dsil-2018 chromosome 4, BIME_Dsil_1.4, whole genome shotgun sequence DNA encoding:
- the LOC119449480 gene encoding post-GPI attachment to proteins factor 2-like yields the protein MAPTMARPAELLRIPFRILAVVTVLLPFTSFVFCVLWSLLYNFSSVTSTHCGVANYLPSVSAAIGGHTPQRYIWRFGIALHSAPRILISAMYHRYYQNMLDTQHQYVARIAFWLNIAEILTLLGLSNVTSTENYAIHEKMFVTFILCSLMYMILCCVMPSLGRRRSLSGLEAYSLKVKKQLTTMSVVLSVLCTFFFIRHTTRCEPGMYTLFSASEYVVVICNMGFHMTSYWDFADKALYVSNLQCESTEDKERLLPLNQDV